One part of the Zymomonas mobilis subsp. pomaceae ATCC 29192 genome encodes these proteins:
- the nifN gene encoding nitrogenase iron-molybdenum cofactor biosynthesis protein NifN yields MSIVIESKRAASINPLKSSQPLGAALAFLGIDQAIPLFHGSQGCTSFAVVLAVRHFKEAIPLQTTAMNEVSTILGGHSNLEEALLNLTARVNPRFIGVASTALVETRGEDYIGALKDIRARNPDLASRQITFAATPDYSGALEDGWANAVSAIIDDVVIPWTTDVTSFQQINVLPGIHQTAADIEALRDIIESFGLYPVILPDISGSLDGHVPENWMSTTMGGTRMEEVANMARAVHTIAIGEHMRKPADLLESLTGVPTTLFPDLTGLTASDQLMALLARLSGKSIPVRYRRQRSQLVDAMLDGHFYFGGKKVAIAADPDLLVSLSRFFNSMGAQVSVAVSSTPNSPHLKDLPTEKVIVGDLTDFEDAVQEVGADMLITHSHGRQASKRLGIPLFRVGFPIFDRIGNARRLTLGYQGTQDLIFRVANLFLDQTHTPKPADFVEGQPDSPIEENLYA; encoded by the coding sequence ATGAGTATTGTTATTGAAAGTAAACGCGCAGCCTCAATCAATCCGTTAAAGTCTTCTCAACCTCTTGGTGCAGCGCTTGCTTTTTTAGGGATCGACCAGGCCATCCCTTTATTCCATGGGTCTCAAGGCTGTACCTCATTTGCTGTAGTTTTAGCGGTTCGACATTTTAAAGAAGCTATTCCGCTGCAAACAACGGCGATGAATGAAGTGTCCACTATTCTTGGTGGCCACTCTAATCTGGAAGAAGCCTTGCTTAATCTTACAGCGAGGGTAAATCCGCGTTTTATTGGGGTGGCTTCTACCGCCTTGGTGGAAACCCGCGGTGAAGATTATATCGGCGCTTTAAAAGATATACGGGCGCGCAATCCCGATCTTGCTAGCCGTCAAATCACTTTTGCCGCGACCCCTGATTATTCTGGGGCGCTGGAAGATGGTTGGGCTAATGCCGTATCAGCTATTATTGATGATGTCGTTATTCCTTGGACGACAGACGTTACCTCTTTCCAGCAAATCAATGTTTTACCCGGTATTCATCAAACAGCTGCCGATATTGAAGCTTTAAGGGATATAATCGAAAGCTTTGGACTATATCCGGTTATTCTACCTGATATTTCCGGTTCTTTAGATGGTCATGTTCCTGAGAATTGGATGTCTACCACAATGGGTGGCACCCGTATGGAAGAAGTGGCCAATATGGCCCGTGCCGTTCATACAATTGCCATTGGTGAGCATATGCGGAAGCCAGCAGACTTATTGGAAAGTCTGACGGGTGTTCCCACCACTTTATTTCCTGATTTAACGGGTCTTACAGCATCCGATCAATTGATGGCTTTATTAGCCCGTCTTTCGGGTAAATCGATTCCTGTACGCTATCGTCGTCAGCGTAGTCAGTTAGTTGATGCGATGTTAGATGGCCATTTCTATTTTGGTGGCAAGAAGGTAGCTATCGCTGCTGACCCTGATCTATTGGTAAGCTTATCGCGTTTCTTTAATAGTATGGGTGCTCAAGTTTCTGTTGCGGTTTCTTCCACGCCGAATTCCCCTCATCTGAAAGATCTTCCTACAGAAAAAGTTATTGTAGGCGATCTGACCGATTTTGAGGATGCGGTACAAGAAGTAGGCGCCGATATGCTGATCACGCACAGCCATGGTCGGCAGGCATCGAAACGGTTAGGCATCCCCTTATTTCGGGTAGGTTTCCCTATTTTTGATCGGATAGGAAATGCTCGAAGGCTTACACTGGGATACCAAGGCACACAGGATTTGATTTTCCGTGTTGCTAATCTGTTTTTAGATCAGACGCATACTCCAAAACCGGCTGATTTTGTTGAAGGACAACCTGATTCCCCAATAGAGGAGAACCTTTATGCCTGA